CGTTTTAAACCCGCTGTGCTTGTAAACTATGTAAATGGTAGTCCGCTGCGATATAACCTTTCGGCAAATTTCCTCTTTTATGACAAGCTCACCGTAGGTGCTAGTTATCAAGTGGATGCTGCGGTAAGTGCGCTGGCTGGTTTTCAAATTTCTGACAATTTTTTTAGGCTATTCCTTTGATTATGCTACTACAGAGTTCACAAATTATAATGATGGAACCCATGAAGTTATTTTAAAGTTCTCTTTATT
The genomic region above belongs to Dokdonia sp. Dokd-P16 and contains:
- a CDS encoding type IX secretion system membrane protein PorP/SprF codes for the protein MWRNVVADELQTYLTAGYVFGISDNIRFKPAVLVNYVNGSPLRYNLSANFLFYDKLTVGASYQVDAAVSALAGFQISDNFFRLFL
- a CDS encoding type IX secretion system membrane protein PorP/SprF — its product is MRWLVFKFLTIFLGYSFDYATTEFTNYNDGTHEVILKFSLFKKKGMSFSPRFF